A single region of the Candidatus Krumholzibacteriia bacterium genome encodes:
- a CDS encoding oligopeptide transporter, OPT family has translation MSERRGLDDTAYTALPEGETYQPYVPAARTPTEFSLPSIGFGVLFGIIFGWANAYLGLKAGLTISTSIPVAVMTVAGFKALSAAGKSGSILEANLSQTIGSASSSVASGVIFTLPALFLWEMNPSLLQMTLLAMCGGCLGILFMIPLRRYLIEREHGNLPYPEGTACAEVLVASEVGGGRARNVFVGLGMGAALKALTSWVSLIPGDVEFKLPLLKKAQLGSEISAALFGVGYILGLRIATIMVGGGLLSWLVIIPAIAYWGEGRAVPLFPETLLTINEMGASQIWTRYVRYIGAGAVATAGIITLMRSIPVMVESFRLGMEQLKGRVGGAAGAVEIPRTGQDLSLRVVVIGVLIIACVLAFVPAVFGGDFAAFGRIVAAVCVVIFAFFFVTVASRIVGMVGVTSNPTSGMTIAALLGTSLIFLALGWTDALGKATALTVGTVVAIAASISGDTSQDLKTGFLLGATPRRQQIGELAGVLTSATFVCLSVILLASTFGFGGDELPAPQATLMKLVIEGVLDQQLPWTLVGIGAGLAVVCELLRIPSLPFAVGVYLPVATMVPVFLGGLLRHLMESRARDHEERSGRRERGVLLGSGFVGGEGLLGVLLAGITLALGRRPEGIGTGWAGSELVAALAGAAVFALFIAWFARTVRGTR, from the coding sequence CGCCTACACCGCACTTCCCGAAGGGGAGACCTACCAGCCCTACGTTCCCGCGGCGCGGACCCCCACGGAGTTCTCGTTGCCGTCGATCGGTTTCGGGGTGCTCTTCGGGATCATCTTCGGCTGGGCGAACGCCTACCTGGGCCTGAAGGCAGGGCTGACCATCAGCACGTCGATCCCGGTGGCGGTGATGACGGTGGCCGGCTTCAAGGCACTGTCCGCGGCGGGGAAGAGCGGCTCGATCCTCGAGGCGAATCTGTCGCAGACGATCGGCTCGGCCTCGAGTTCGGTGGCCAGCGGGGTGATCTTCACGCTACCGGCCCTGTTCCTGTGGGAGATGAACCCGAGCCTCCTGCAGATGACCCTGTTGGCCATGTGCGGCGGATGCCTCGGGATCCTGTTCATGATCCCCTTGCGTCGATACCTGATCGAACGCGAACACGGGAACCTGCCCTATCCCGAGGGAACGGCCTGCGCCGAGGTGCTGGTGGCGAGCGAGGTCGGCGGTGGCCGGGCGCGCAACGTGTTCGTCGGGCTCGGAATGGGAGCGGCGCTGAAGGCGCTCACGAGTTGGGTGAGTCTGATCCCCGGCGACGTGGAGTTCAAACTGCCCCTGTTGAAGAAGGCGCAGCTGGGCAGCGAGATCTCGGCCGCGCTCTTCGGGGTGGGCTACATCCTGGGCCTGAGGATCGCCACGATCATGGTCGGCGGCGGTCTGCTGTCGTGGTTGGTGATCATTCCCGCCATTGCCTACTGGGGCGAGGGGCGTGCGGTGCCTCTGTTCCCCGAGACCCTGCTGACCATCAACGAAATGGGCGCGTCGCAGATCTGGACGCGCTACGTGCGCTACATCGGTGCCGGAGCGGTGGCCACCGCGGGGATCATCACGCTGATGCGCAGCATTCCGGTGATGGTGGAGAGCTTCCGGTTGGGGATGGAACAGTTGAAGGGCCGCGTGGGGGGCGCCGCGGGTGCCGTCGAGATTCCGCGCACCGGCCAGGACCTCTCGCTGCGCGTCGTGGTGATCGGGGTGCTGATCATCGCGTGCGTGCTGGCCTTCGTGCCCGCCGTGTTCGGCGGCGACTTCGCCGCCTTCGGCCGGATCGTGGCGGCGGTGTGCGTCGTGATCTTCGCGTTCTTCTTCGTCACGGTGGCCTCGCGCATCGTGGGGATGGTCGGCGTGACGTCGAACCCCACGAGCGGCATGACCATCGCCGCGTTGCTCGGGACCTCGTTGATCTTCCTGGCCCTGGGTTGGACCGACGCCCTGGGCAAGGCCACCGCACTCACGGTGGGCACGGTCGTGGCGATCGCAGCGTCGATCAGCGGTGACACCTCACAGGACCTCAAGACCGGCTTCCTCCTCGGCGCGACGCCGCGTCGCCAGCAGATCGGCGAGCTGGCCGGCGTGCTCACGTCGGCGACCTTCGTCTGTCTGTCGGTCATCCTGCTGGCCAGCACCTTCGGCTTCGGGGGTGACGAACTGCCCGCACCGCAGGCCACGCTCATGAAGCTGGTGATCGAAGGCGTGCTCGACCAGCAGCTGCCGTGGACCCTGGTCGGGATCGGTGCCGGTCTGGCCGTCGTGTGCGAACTGCTGCGGATCCCCTCGCTGCCCTTCGCGGTGGGGGTGTACCTGCCGGTGGCGACCATGGTGCCCGTGTTCCTGGGCGGACTGCTACGCCACCTCATGGAGAGCCGCGCGCGCGACCACGAGGAACGCTCGGGGCGTCGGGAGCGTGGTGTGCTGCTGGGCAGTGGGTTCGTGGGCGGTGAAGGACTGCTGGGCGTCCTGCTCGCCGGGATCACGTTGGCCCTCGGGCGCCGCCCCGAGGGAATCGGGACCGGATGGGCCGGCAGCGAGCTCGTGGCGGCGCTGGCCGGGGCAGCCGTGTTCGCCCTGTTCATCGCCTGGTTCGCCCGGACGG